A single region of the Cucumis melo cultivar AY chromosome 3, USDA_Cmelo_AY_1.0, whole genome shotgun sequence genome encodes:
- the LOC103488284 gene encoding peptidyl-prolyl cis-trans isomerase CYP95 isoform X5 has translation MAIADRDTLGSHFLITFKANNHLDRKHIVFGKLVQGFDVLKKMERVDVEDGIPTVTVKIVNCGEFNEEKRKMNKAKAGKNASDDDSQEEKRRGKPKKSRERKRRKKKYDTSDSDSSSDSELDSDSDSDSDTDLSSSSSSSESSSSDDRSRKRKRTSKRGRYRRGRRKDKRRRKRRRHDKKSRRKSKRDLDSLSDTESDSKSRSTSEQDGLDVQGKDLNRKGLSGKSAEDVPQASDARHRRRGEVDVVENDGERSPKENGERRSNGVAAVDSKSDRSSERQPDIVDDHPGKSRSRSISPRRTMSKSMSISPRKTRSKSRSVSPKRSMSRSRSVSQSPPQASSRRSKSISRSPIRNGSRSVSRSPVRNASRSPGRSISRSPGRGRKGRSISRSPLRSGHQRGISRSPVRSNPQRSPSRSPPRRASRKSISRSPARVSRSVSRSPVRSSRQSLSRSSGRAPSRRSISRSPRAPARNRRSYSRSLTPIRRPRSPTSDRGMSASRSVSPEGSPKRIRRGRGFSERYSFARRYRTPSASPVRSYRYSGRVERDRYSNYRRYSPRRYRSPPLRYRHRRSRTPSASRSPRYRSRRYSRSRSPIRSRSPVEGSRSRLSPRVGRRRSLSRSRSPSKSRSPADSQSPRRTSRDRSRSPSASPVGKKGLVSYGDGSPDSDR, from the exons ATGGCAATTGCTGACCGTGACACTTTAGGCTCCCATTTTCTTATCACATTTAAGGCCAATAATCATCTTGACAG GAAGCATATAGTATTTGGAAAGCTTGTCCAAGGTTTTGACGTActgaaaaagatggaaagaGTGGATGTAGAAGATGGCATTCCAACTGTTACAGTGAAAATTGTCAATTGTGGCGAGTTTAATGAAG AAAAAAGGAAGATGAATAAAGCGAAAGCAGGAAAAAATGCTTCAGATGATGATAGTCAGGAAGAAAAGCGAAGAGGAAAGCCGAAAAAATCAAGGGAAAGGAAGAGGAGGAAGAAAAAATACGACACGTCTGATTCAGATAGTTCTTCTGATTCAGAATTAGACTCAGACTCAGATAGTGATTCTGACACTGATTTGTCATCATCCTCATCATCTTCTGAAAGTTCTTCCAGTGATGACAGGTctagaaagagaaagagaacttctaagagaggcAGATATAGGCGTGGGAGGAGAAAGGATAAGAGACGCCGAAAGAGACGGAGACATGATAAGAAGTCAAGAAGAAAATCTAAAAG GGACTTGGACAGTCTTTCGGATACTGAAAGTGATAGCAAGAGCAGAAGCACTTCTGAGCAAGATGGCCTTGATGTTCAAGGGAAAGATCTAAATCGTAAAGGCTTATCAGGGAAATCTG CTGAAGATGTACCTCAAGCTTCAGATGCCCGCCACAGAAGGAGAGGAGAGGTGGATGTGGTGGAAAATGATGGTGAGAGATCCCCCAAGGAGAATGGTGAGCGGAGGAGCAATGGTGTTGCTGCTGTGGATTCTAAATCTGACAGAAGCTCGGAAAGACAACCTGATATTGTAGATGACCACCCTGGAAAATCTAG GAGTCGAAGCATTAGTCCTAGAAGGACGATGAGTAAGAGTATGAGTATTAGTCCCAGAAAGACTCGCAGCAAGAGCCGCAGTGTTAGTCCAAAACGAAGTATGAGCAGGAGTCGAAGTGTTAGTCAAAGCCCACCACAAGCATCATCGAGGAGGAGCAAGAGCATCAGTAGAAGTCCTATTCGAAATGGAAGCAGGAGTGTCAGCAGAAGTCCTGTTAGAAATGCTAGCAGAAGCCCAGGTAGAAGTATTAGCAGGAGCCCAGGTAGGGGAAGGAAAGGTAGGAGTATCAGTAGAAGCCCATTACGAAGCGGGCATCAGAGAGGTATTAGCAGAAGCCCCGTGAGATCCAATCCACAAAGAAGTCCAAGCAGGAGCCCACCTAGAAGAGCCTCTAGAAAATCAATTAGTAGGAGTCCTGCAAGAGTTTCCAGAAGTGTAAGCAGAAGTCCGGTGAGGTCCTCTCGTCAGAGTTTGAGCAGAAGCTCAGGTAGGGCCCCTTCTAGGAGGAGTATCAGTCGAAGTCCTCGAGCGCCAGCTAGGAATCGAAGGAGCTACTCTAGGAGTCTTACCCCCATCCGAAGGCCAAGGTCACCGACATCTGATAGAGGGATGAGTGCATCAAGAAGTGTTTCTCCAGAAGGGTCTCCAAAGCGCATCAGAAGGGGGCGTGGTTTTAGTGAGCGTTATTCATTTGCTCGTAGATACAGAACACCTTCTGCATCTCCTGTCAGGTCATACCGTTACAGCGGAAGAGTTGAACGTGACAG ATATTCAAACTACAGAAGATATTCTCCTAGGCGCTATAGAAGCCCACCGCTAAG ATACAGGCACAGAAGAAGCAGGACTCCCTCTGCATCCCGTAGTCCTCGTTACCGTAGTCGTCGTTATAGCCGTAGCCGAAGCCCCATCAGGAGCCGTTCCCCAGTTGAGGGATCCAGGTCTCGTTTGTCTCCTAGAGTAGGTAGGCGGAGATCTCTTTCAAGGAGCAGATCCCCATCAAAATCAAGGTCCCCTGCTGATTCTCAATCCCCCAGAAGAACGAGCAGAGATAGGTCCAGGTCGCCTTCTGCGAGTCCAGTTGGGAAAAAAGGTCTGGTTTCTTACGGTGATGGATCTCCAGATTCAGATAGGTGA